A window from Theropithecus gelada isolate Dixy chromosome 1, Tgel_1.0, whole genome shotgun sequence encodes these proteins:
- the PIK3CD gene encoding phosphatidylinositol 4,5-bisphosphate 3-kinase catalytic subunit delta isoform gives MPPGVDCPMEFWTKEENQSVVVDFLLPTGVYLNFPVSRNANLSTIKQLLWHRAQYEPLFHMLSGPEAYVFTCINQTAEQQELEDEQRRLCDVQPFLPVLRLVAREGDRVKKLINSQISLLIGKGLHEFDSLCDPEVNDFRAKMCQFCEEAAARRQQLGWEAWLQYSFPLQLEPSARTWGPGTLRLPNRALLVNVKFEGSEESFTFQVSTKDVPLALMACALRKKATVFRQPLVEQPEDYTLQVNGRHEYLYGSYPLCQFQYICSCLHSGLTPHLTMVHSSSILAMRDEQSNPAPQVQKPRAKPPPIPAKKPSSVSLWSLEQPFCIELIQGSKVNADERMKLVVQAGLFHGNEMLCKTVSSSEVSVCSEPVWKQRLEFDINICDLPRMARLCFALYAVIEKAKKARSTKKKSKKADCPIAWANLMLFDYKDQLKTGERCLYMWPSVPDEKGELLNPTGTVRSNPNTDSAAALLICLPEVAPHPVYYPALEKILELGRHSECVHVTEEEQLQLREILERRGSGELYEHEKDLVWKLRHEVQEHFPEALARLLLVTKWNKHEDVAQMLYLLCSWPELPVLSALELLDFSFPDCHVGSFAIKSLRKLTDDELFQYLLQLVQVLKYESYLDCELTKFLLDRALANRKIGHFLFWHLRSEMHVPSVALRFGLILEAYCRGSTHHMKVLMKQGEALSKLKALNDFVKLSSQKTPKPQTKELMHLCMRQEAYLEALSHLQSPLDPSTLLAEVCVEQCTFMDSKMKPLWIMYSNEEAGSSGSVGIIFKNGDDLRQDMLTLQMIQLMDVLWKQEGLDLRMTPYGCLPTGDRTGLIEVVLRSDTIANIQLNKSNMAATAAFNKDALLNWLKSKNPGEALDRAIEEFTLSCAGYCVATYVLGIGDRHSDNIMIRESGQLFHIDFGHFLGNFKTKFGINRERVPFILTYDFVHVIQQGKTNNSEKFERFRGYCERAYTILRRHGLLFLHLFALMRAAGLPELSCSKDIQYLKDSLALGKTEEEALKHFRVKFNEALRESWKTKVNWLAHNVSKDNRQ, from the exons ATGCCCCCTGGGGTGGACTGCCCCATGGAATTCTGGACCAAGGAGGAGAATCAGAGCGTCGTGGTTGACTTCCTGCTGCCCACAGGGGTCTACCTGAACTTCCCTGTGTCCCGCAATGCCAACCTCAGCACCATCAAGCAG CTGCTGTGGCACCGCGCCCAGTATGAGCCACTCTTCCACATGCTCAGTGGCCCCGAGGCCTATGTGTTCACCTGCATCAACCAGACGGCGGAGCAGCAGGAGCTGGAGGATGAGCAACGGCGTCTGTGCGACGTGCAGCCCTTCCTGCCCGTCCTGCGCCTGGTGGCCCGCGAGGGCGACCGTGTGAAGAAGCTCATCAACTCGCAGATCAGCCTCCTCATCGGCAAAG GCCTCCACGAGTTTGACTCCTTGTGCGACCCAGAAGTGAACGACTTTCGTGCCAAGATGTGCCAGTTCTGCGAGGAGGCGGCCGCCCGCCGGCAGCAGCTGGGCTGGGAGGCCTGGTTGCAGTACAGCTTTCCCCTGCAGCTGGAGCCCTCAGCTCGAACCTGGGGGCCTGGCACCCTGCGGCTCCCAAACCGGGCCCTCCTGGTCAACGTCAAGTTTGAGGGCAGCGAG gaGAGCTTCACCTTCCAGGTGTCCACCAAGGACGTGCCGCTGGCGCTGATGGCCTGTGCCCTGCGGAAGAAGGCCACGGTGTTCCGGCAGCCGCTGGTGGAGCAGCCGGAAGACTACACGCTGCAGGTGAACGGCAGGCATGAGTACCTGTACGGCAGCTACCCGCTCTGCCAGTTCCAG TACATCTGCAGCTGCCTGCACAGTGGGCTGACCCCTCACCTGACCATGGTCCATTCCTCCTCCATCCTCGCCATGCGGGATGAGCAGAGCAACCCTGCCCCCCAGGTCCAGAAACCACGTGCCAAGCCGCCTCCCATTCCTGCAAAGAAG CCCTCCTCTGTGTCCCTGTGGTCCCTGGAGCAGCCGTTCTGCATCGAGCTCATCCAGGGCAGCAAAGTGAATGCCGACGAGCGGATGAAG CTGGTGGTGCAGGCAGGGCTTTTCCACGGCAACGAGATGCTGTGCAAGACGGTGTCCAGCTCGGAGGTGAGCGTGTGCTCGGAACCTGTGTGGAAGCAGCGGCTGGAGTTCGACATCAACATCTGCGACCTGCCCCGCATGGCCCGTCTCTGCTTTGCACTGTACGCCGTGATTGAGAAAGCCAAGAAGGCCCGCTCCACCAAGAAGAAGTCCAAGAAGGCG GACTGCCCCATTGCCTGGGCCAACCTCATGCTGTTTGACTACAAGGACCAGCTTAAGACTGGGGAACGCTGTCTCTACATGTGGCCCTCCGTCCCAG ATGAGAAGGGCGAGCTGCTGAACCCCACAGGCACTGTGCGTAGTAACCCCAACACGGATAGCGCCGCCGCCCTGCTCATCTGCCTGCCTGAGGTGGCCCCGCACCCCGTGTACTATCCCGCCCTGGAGAAG ATCTTGGAACTGGGGCGGCACAGTGAGTGTGTACATGTCACCGAGGAGGAG CAGCTGCAGCTGCGGGAAATCCTCGAGCGGCGGGGGTCTGGGGAGCTGTATGAGCATGAGAAGGACCTGGTGTGGAAGCTGCGGCACGAAGTCCAGGAGCACTTCCCGGAGGCGCTAGCCCGGCTGCTGCTGGTCACCAAGTGGAACAAGCACGAGGATGTGGcccag ATGCTCTACCTGCTGTGCTCCTGGCCAGAGCTGCCTGTCCTGAGCGCCCTGGAGCTGCTGGACTTCAGCTTCCCTGATTGCCACGTAGGCTCCTTTGCCATCAAGTCGCTGCGGAAACTGAC GGACGATGAGCTGTTCCAGTACTTGCTGCAGCTGGTGCAGGTGCTAAAGTACGAGTCCTACCTGGACTGCGAGCTGACCAAATTCCTGCTGGACCGGGCCCTGGCCAACCGCAAGATCGGCCACTTCCTTTTCTGGCACCTCCG cTCCGAGATGCACGTGCCGTCGGTGGCCCTGCGCTTCGGCCTCATCTTGGAGGCCTACTGCAGGGGCAGCACCCACCACATGAAGGTGCTGATGAAGCAG GGGGAAGCACTGAGCAAACTGAAGGCGCTGAACGACTTCGTCAAGCTGAGCTCTCAGAAGACCCCCAAGCCCCAGACGAAGGAGCTGATGCACTTGTGCATGCGGCAGGAGGCCTACCTAGAGGCCCTCTCCCACCTGCAGTCCCCACTCGACCCCAGCACCCTGCTGGCTGAAGTCTG CGTGGAGCAGTGCACCTTCATGGACTCCAAGATGAAGCCCCTGTGGATCATGTACAGCAACGAGGAGGCAGGCAGCAGCGGCAGCGTGGGCATCATCTTTAAGAACGGGGATG ACCTCCGGCAGGACATGCTCACCCTGCAGATGATCCAGCTCATGGACGTCCTGTGGAAGCAGGAGGGGCTGGACCTGAG GATGACCCCCTATGGCTGCCTCCCCACCGGGGACCGCACAGGCCTCATTGAGGTGGTACTCCGCTCAGACACCATTGCCAACATCCAACTCAACAAGAGCAACATGGCAGCCACAGCCGCCTTCAACAAGGATGCCCTGCTCAACTGGCTGAAGTCCAAGAACCCAGG GGAGGCCCTGGATCGAGCCATTGAGGAGTTCACCCTCTCCTGTGCTGGCTACTGTGTGGCCACATACGTGCTGGGCATCGGCGATCGGCACAGCGACAACATCATGATCCGAGAGAGTGGGCAG CTGTTCCACATTGATTTTGGCCACTTTCTGGGGAATTTCAAGACCAAGTTTGGAATCAACCGTGAGCGTGTCCCATTCATCCTCACCTATGACTTTGTCCATGTGATTCAGCAGGGGAAGACTAATAACAGTGAGAAATTTGAAAG GTTCCGGGGCTACTGTGAAAGGGCCTACACCATCCTGCGGCGCCACGGGCTTCTCTTCCTCCACCTCTTTGCCCTGATGCGGGCGGCAGGCCTGCCTGAGCTCAGCTGCTCCAAAGACATCCAGTACCTCAAG GACTCCCTGGCACTGGGGAAAACAGAGGAGGAGGCGCTGAAGCACTTCCGAGTGAAGTTTAATGAAGCCCTCCGTGAGAGCTGGAAAACCAAAGTGAACTGGCTGGCCCACAACGTGTCCAAGGACAACAGGCAGTAG